The window GAGAGCTGATTCATTTAGTGATGCGGTCGATAATTTAGTCCTAAATTAAGGCTGAAAATTAGTAGACATCTTTCTTTTTTGTACAACTACTATTTCTCAATCTATCAACAAGCTCTCAACCAGTAAACTCACTTTAAGTTAAAATTAATGTTGCCAAGCACTGTTGTTCTAGGATTTTAAAGTGAAAACATTCTCACGGCCAAAAGTTTTTGGACCCACAGTTAGTGATACAATGACATAAATATGACAAACCAGCAAGTTTCCAAATTATTTCACCAAGCCAAGATTAACTATCAGAGAAAACATCCGTGCAAGAACACGACATTATGCATGTTTAGCATAAATTATAAAGAATGCCCAGATCCAAACAAAAGATAATGTTATACAAAGTACAGATAAAAACATCATATCTAGTGTGCAGAGTAAATATTTGAAGGAAAATGGCACAACTCAGGTAACCAAATATTGGCTAGTAACACCAGATATTCTGAGTATCTAAATAGGAAAGACAATGAACTTCGATACACATACCCGCAAACACCACCAGTACTCATATCGAACCCTCCATCCAACAGGTCTCCATCATCAGCATAAGCAGGCTTTGCCATTCcttcaagttgtttataggGAAAGAAGTAGGCAACTGAAGTCAAAACTAGGCCAAGCCAATGCTTCCATTTGAAAGTAGAATGGAAGATTCCGGCCCTGACCAACAAATATACAACCTGAATTGGCACCAACTAAAAAATTAGGCCAGTATATGCAAAACCTACATTTTccactatttattttattacacAATTTTTCAGTGAAACTAATCGCTGGATTATCAACTTAAATCCCTAGAAACAGAGTACAAAGGTGGAAATTTTTTACATAACTCTATTAGAGTGTTACCGTACAATCAAAAGACTACAGAAGCTCAAAAACAACACACTGACTGTCATTCAGTTAggagaaatattaataatatctaTACAACAGCCATTTCCATCTCAACAGATATTTATTGTTTCCGGTTACCAAATGCAACATTATCCTTCAACCCGCTTCAGTGAACCTCACAAGCTCCAACTTTGAAGTAAATGTCTATTACTGTCCAACAAAATCAAGATCACATATTTGCTTGTCTTAAAACCACATAATACCTTATGTCCAGACTCCGGAACTAGCACGAGACCATGTATACTGAACAGACTTTCCATAAACACATAAGTAGCCTAGCTGATACTCCTTTCCTCTTACTAATAATGGAGAGTATCTAGTATTCTAGATTcccaattaactaataaaatacgCTAAAATTCCCCAACAAAGCACtagacaaatatataaatttagtttCTAGACAAGTCAAATTCGATTAGACGGTAACACTTATCAACATGATTATCCGATCTACGATAACCGATCACTAAAGGACTATACCAATTGCAGTAATTCAATCAGATTTTGCCTGAGTGTTATAACTAGAGCTCCTGATAAATTGAAAGCGATGAGAGGAGTTGCTTACATTGCAAAAGATGATGACACGAAGGAGGTTCTTCATGTGACGAGCATTCTCTTCCTTTCGCTTCTTTGCACCCTGATTTGCCATCGCTCAACTCTGTCTGTCTACGAGTTTTGCCCTAATTCgatcaaaatgaaaattaagaGGTATCAACTGGAGACTGTGTTGACAAACGGGTCGGGCACAAAGCAGCTACCGGCTAAGCTTGGATTTTAGGGATTGCAAATATGCAATTAGGCTCGctattgttttttcttttttaaagatAGGCTCGTTATTGTTAGTAAGTGgatatgaatttatttaattattatattaatatgtaaaatttcgtttgattttaaataaagtTTTTGAAATTATTGAAATACTAATAATTcacaaatttcataatttaataaatacaaaatatttatatatgtttagcTATTATCAAactttaaacaaatttaggaaaTTATGTTCGCTCGGTTTAGATTAAATTTCCAAATTATGAGACAGttttaatcttaattgtttattataaaatttatgatagatTTTTTCAGTGTCAGATAAATATGATTGGAGTTTGGCGATCTAAaaacttttttataatttatatgtctATTCCCTtcgaataacaaataaataatttttaattatatattttctatttaatttacaaatatatatatatatatatatatatatatatatatatagttaagtttATATTAACTTCGTAAATTTGTTAGTAAACTTGAACTTTGATTGGATGAAGCTTGGTCGATTAAATTCGAATAAAATACAAATCCGTttagatgaaaaataatatttgttaaaaatgtAAATTCTAACACATTTATTAGTGATATTAAGATTCAttttgtttgaaatatatatgtttaataatatttataatattttaagtataaaagttaaatctaaatatttctttaatatgAATTTTAGTGATGAATGAAGTTGGAAGCTAAATTTCAGTCATGTTTTATAAATTGTACAATTACTACCCTAACTTGTTTATGTTCAACGAAGTTTTGTCCCGATGAATAAAACTAACTCAAAGTAAATTTTTATAGAAAAGAAGAAGGTCTGCTTAGCtcacttaaatttattatacatgATTTCGCTTTCCCATTATAGcagagaaaaagaagaaataggagaggaaaaatattgatttttctacAACCGAGCTCTGTACAAAAATGGAGAGCATGTGAAAATGATATGAAAAATGATATTTTCTGTTTAAAAATCCTACGAAATAGGGTAGTGATTTTTGTATTGTTCTCATTCAGGTCCTGTAGCAAATATAATGCATAGTTATGATTAGTTGTATAgagtaaaattttttttttttgcatagtTGGTCCTAAATACTAAAGATCAAACTTACCAGCCTTCAGAATTCTGGTTGAATTTAATCTCACTTTCATGGTTAATATTGCTAGCAAATGGAGATCCAGGATTGCGAATAATGAAAAAACAACTTCATGATATTATATAGGGTTTACGATCAAAATAACAACAGTGACAAATTTTGAATCATACACCAATCACCAGATAGTAGAAAATAGTCCCAAATTGTAGACTACATCGAGTACTTCGTCGTATTTTCTAACATGGACCTCCTCTGATGAAAAGATTGTCAAACTGATTCTAAGGCTGGTATGAGAGAGAATAGGAACCTGTCTTCGGATCTTGGACAGCTTTAAAGTTGTCTACACTCATCCCAAATTTCCCCAGTATAGTGTTTCCCACGTCCTTCAACTTTCCTGCTCACACAACACATCCAATGTATCAGTCAAGAAAATTGACATAAAACATGAAGTATTATCCTTACAGCAAAAATCAACAAATAGTTTTTGCACAAAAACCAGGAGCTGGATTTAGAAACAAGTATATAATAATTACTGATTTATCTCTTTGTTTGCAGGTATCTCTAAGAAATAGAAAAACGCCTAACTTCTTCTGGTTCGTAGAATTAAAAAGGAAAGCGAAACTAATTAGCATGAATGGTCAAACTTTACCTATCATTTCTTCCTTCATCTTCTCACGCTTTTCACTAGCCAATGACTCCAAACGAATGGCAGATCTCTTGACCCCAACATTAGAAGGTTCCatttcaagaaatttttttaagtctgcaaagcaaataaaaataaacttgtTGATGCTGTCCAACCAGGTAAGTGAAGCAGAGCAACCATACAACAGTGTACAATTTATGCTAAATAACCAGCATCTCCACACAAAGTATACCATCACAAATAAACACATTTTTCAACAGAAATTCAAATTTACCAGCAACAGCTTCTTCAAAGTGTTCCAATTTTTCATGAGCTTCAGCTCTTCTAAGCAGTATCTTTTTGTATACAGGATTTAGTTCTAGAGCCTTAGTGCATTCCTTGATCGAGTCCTCATACTTTCCCTGTGTAACATACATGCGACCATATGAGTTCACCATAGCACAACTCCTCAAAATCAGAAATGCGAAACTAGTTGCTGATTATTTATAGTTGCAATatagtttttctttttaattaaccATAATCCATGGTATATAACCTACCAGTAGCAGAAATGTTTTTTTTACGAAATGGAGTAAAGATTATGCAACTAAAACTCTAAATAGtcataacaaatataaaacattaCTGAAAATAAAACTAGACCATCAAGGCATTCAAGTCGACAATGCCTTCTTAATACTTGTGTTTTCTCACTAGTCGATGCTTAGTATGAAT of the Daucus carota subsp. sativus chromosome 4, DH1 v3.0, whole genome shotgun sequence genome contains:
- the LOC108216346 gene encoding uncharacterized protein LOC108216346, with amino-acid sequence MANQGAKKRKEENARHMKNLLRVIIFCNVVYLLVRAGIFHSTFKWKHWLGLVLTSVAYFFPYKQLEGMAKPAYADDGDLLDGGFDMSTGGVCGYLHDVIYITCFVQLASIISDKFWYIYLVIPAFAGYQLFGLVKGFLPQGSEGAEEDEKTRKKREKMEKKASRGKFVKPRNR